The genomic region CCGGTGTCGCCACCGTCGGGCTGCCGGTTCCACACCCGGTGCCTGCAGGCGGAGGCGCGGTGCTCGGTCGACGTCCCGCAGTTGCGGGTGATCGAGTCCGGGCAGCACGTGGCGTGCCACTTCGCCGAACGGGCGCAGGCGGCGTACACCTCGGGCGTGCCATCCTGAGCGGCGTGCAAAGCCAACTGCTGATCGAGCCGCGCCCGCGCGACGACCTCGGTCTGGTCCTGCTGCTCGATCTGGCCCTGCAGGAGCTCTTCATCCGGTACCCGGCGAGCACGTCGCACCCGGTCCACCCGGACACCTCGTTCCTGGTTGCGGGCGCCGGGGGCGACGCGGTCGGCTGTATCGGCCTGATGCCGGTCGTGCACGGCGTCGGCGAGATCAAGCGCATGTACGTGCGCCCCGAGCACCGCGGCCGGGGTGTCGCCCGCCGCCTGATCGGCTCCGCGGAGGCCGTCGCCCGGCACCGCGGCGCCACCGCCCTCCGCCTGGCCACCGGTGTCCGCCAGCCGGAGGCCGTCAGCCTGTACGAGTCCCTCGGCTACCGGCCCATCCCGGCGTACGGCAAGTACGTCGACGAGCCCACCGCCCTCTGCTACGCCAAGCCTCTCCCGTGACCGTGCTCCCAGCGCCCGGGGTGCCGACCGGCCACTGACGGTGGGTGACATCCTTGGGCGGGACGCAACGGTGTGGAAAGGGTGCGGATGATCAAGGTCGGGGTGCTGGGGGCCAAGGGCAAGATGGGGTCCCAGACGTGTCTGGCGGTGGAGGACGCGGACGGGCTGGAGCTGGTGGCCCGGCTCGATCAGGGTGACGACCTGGCGGAGCTGACGAAGGCCGGCGCCCAGGTGGTCGTCGACTTCACCCGGCCCGAGGTGGTGATGGGCAACCTCGAGTGGTGCATCGGGCACGGCGTCGACGCCGTCGTCGGCACGACCGGGTTCGACGACGAGCGGCTGGCGACGCTGCGCGACCAGCTCGGCGCGCAGCCGGCGAGCGGGGTGCTGATCGCGGCCAACTTCTCGATCGGCGCGGTGCTGATGATGCGGTTCGCCGCCCAGGCCGCCAAGTACTACGAGTCGGTCGAGATCATCGAGCTGCACCATCCCGACAAGGTCGACGCCCCCTCCGGTACGGCGCGCCGCACCGCCGAGCTGATCGCCGCAGCCCGCCGGGAGGCCGGCGCCGCCCCCGTCCCGGACGCCACCACGACCGCGCTCGACGGCGCCCGCGGGGCCGAGGTCGACGGAATCCGGGTGCACGGCGTCCGGCTGCGGGGACTGGTCGCGCACCAGGAGGTGCTGTTCGGCGACGCCGGCGAGACGCTGACGATCCGGCACGACTCGATGCACCGCGAGTCGTTCATGGCCGGTGTCCTGCTCGGCGTCCGGCGGATCGTCGACACCCCCGGGCTGACGGTCGGTCTCGAGCACTTCCTCGACCTCGACTGAGATCCGCGACCGATGACCAGCAAACGCGCGGCGCTCGTGATCGCGGCCGTCTTCGTCGTGTACGCCGTGCTGCTCGGCTGGCGCGGCGTGCTGCTGATCGGTACCGGGGAGCCGGTCGCGATCGGGCTCGGGGTCGCGGTGCTGGTGATCCCGGTGGTCGGCGCGTACCTGGTCTGGCGGGAGCTGCAGTTCGGCCGCCGGACCGAGCAGCTCGCGCACGAGCTCGACCTGGAAGGTGGCCTGCCGGTGGACGACCTGCCGCGCCGGCCCTCCGGACGGGTGGACCGGGCCGCCGCGGATGCCGCGTTCACGCAGTACAAGGTGGCGGTCGAGGCGGCGCCGGACGACTGGCGGGCCTGGTTCCGGCTCTCCACGGCGTACGACGCGGCCGGCGACCGCAAACGGGCCCGGGCGTCGATGCGGACCGCGATCTCCCGCCACGACGGCGTCTGAGCCCGGTCGATCAAACGATTGCGTCGGTCGCGGGCCGTGCGCGGATTCGCAGCAGTTGGGCGCGAACCGCCTCCACCGCCTGACAATCCTGCGGCGGAGAGGCTACTTTCGAGGGGTGCGCGGCGACCGCCGTGCACGGGTCGGAGACTGGGTGGAGCCGTCCTGTGCCATCTGACGGGTCTCGCCGTGGCTCGGACGACGTTCAGGGAACGGGGTTCGGTGATCTGCTGCGCCGGCACCGGCGAGACGCCGGACTGTCGCAGGAAGGGTTGGCCGAGCTCGCCGGTCTGAGCGTCGACGCGATCGCGGCCCTCGAACGAGGTCGTCGCCGCGCGCCCAGGCCGCACACCCTGAGGTTGCTCGGAGACGCTCTCCGGCTCGGTGCGCCCGACCGGGCCCAGCTCACCGCGGCCGCCCGGCGCGACGGCGACCCCAGCCGCTCGACGCTGCGCCCGCCGCCGGTCCCGGCGAACCGGCTGATCGGCCGGGGCGACGAGCTGACCGAGACCGGCCGGCGGCTCGGCGAGCGGGTGACCCGCCTGCTCACCCTGACCGGGCCCGGCGGGGTCGGCAAGACGCAGCTCGCGCTCGCGTTGACCGGCGGCATCGGGCCCAAGTTCGACGACGGCGTCTGCTGGGTGCCGCTCGCGCCGATCGCCGACCAGGCCGCGATCGCGCCGACCATCGCCGCCGCGACCGGTCTGCACCCGATCGAGGGTGCCCGCCTGGTCGAGGAGGTCGCCGAGCAGCTCGGCCGCCGCAGGATCCTGCTGGTGCTGGACAACTGCGAGCACCTGGTCGCCGAGGCTGCGCGGATCTGCGCCGCGCTGCTGGAGTCGTGCCCGAACCTGTCGATCCTGGCGACCAGCCGCGAACTGCTCCGGGTGCCGGGCGAGAGCGTGTACGTCGTACCACCGCTGGCGTTGCCGGCCGTCGAGCAGCAGCCCGAGTCGTCGCCGGCCGTCCGGCTGTTCGTCGACCGGGCGAGCGCGCGCGGGAACAAGCCGACCGGGCAGATCGAGCAGGTGGCCCGGGTGGTCCGCCGGTTGGAGGGCATGCCGCTGGCGATCGAGCTGGCCGCGGCCCGGACCAACGTGCTGACGGTCGAGGAGCTCGCCGCCGAGCTGGAGACGTCGTTCGGCATTCTCGCCGGCGTCTCCAGCACGGCGGAACCGCGCCAGCAGTCGCTGGCCGACGCGATCGGCTGGAGCCACGACCTGCTGACCGCACCGGAACGGACCCTGTTCGCCGAGTTGTCGGTGTTCGTCGGCGGCTGGACGCTGAACGCGGCGGCGGCGGTGCTCGCCGGCACGGCGACGCCCGGACCGCTGGAACGCGCCCAAACGCTCGACCTGACCAGCCGGCTGGTGGACAAGTCGCTGATCCGGGTCAGCCGCGAGGGCGGTATCGCGCGCTACGACATGCTCGCGGTGATCCGCGAGTTCGCAGCCGGCCGGTTGGCGGAGAGCGGGCGCGGCGACGAGGTGGCCCGCAACCACGCCGCCTTCTTCCTCGCGCTCGCCGAGGAGGCCGAGACCCACTTGCGCGGCGCGAACCAGGGCGCTTGGCTCGACCGGCTCGAGGGCGAGCTCGACAACCTGCGCGCGGCGATGAGCTGGGCGCTGCGGGCCAAGGCCAGTGCCGACGCGGTGCGGCTGGCCGGTGCGCTCTGGCTGTTCTGCTACCTGCGCGGGCACTACTCGGAGGGCAGCGAGTGGCTGGAGCGGTCGCTCGTGCTGGCCGAGGACGCGCCCGGCCTGCGGTCCGCGAAGGCGAAGGCCCAACTCGGCGCGGGCATGCTCGCCTTCTTGCAGTGTGAGTACGAGATCGCGACCACCCGCCTCAAGTCCGCGCTCGCGCAGTACGAGGAACTCGGCGACACCGCCGGTACTGCGCTGGTGATGCAGCGGCTCGGCTGCGTCGCCCGGGAGCGGGGTGACTATCTGACCGCGGAAAGCCTGCACTGCCGCAGCTACGACCTGTTCGAGAGTCTGGGCGACCGGTCGGGCATGGCCTGGGCGCACAACCAGCTCGGGTTCGTCGCCTGGCTGCGCGGGGACCTGGAGGTCGCGGCCCGGCGCTGCCGGAAGGCGCGGGACAGCTTCCGGGTGCTCGGCGACGGCGAAGGGCTGGCGTGGGCACTGATCAGCCTCGGCGCGATCGCGCAGTACGCCGGTGACCTGACCGAGGCCGAGGACCTGCTGCAGGAGAGTCTCGCGCTGTCCCAACGGCTCGGGTACCGCGAAGGCGTCGCCTGGTCGCTCAACCAGCTCGGCATCGTGGAGCGCCGGCGCGGGTTCACCGAACGCGCGGTCCACCTGCTCGACGAAAGCCTGGCCGAGCACCGCGATCTCGGTGATCGCTGGCGCTCGGCGAGCGTGCTGGAGGAGCTGGCGACCGTCGCTCAGCAACGCCACCGCACGGAGTACGCCGCGTTCCTGCTCGGGGCGGCGGACGGCATCCGCGAGGTGATCGGCGCTCCGGTGCCGGAGATCGAGAAGGCCGACCACCAGGCCACCCGGCAGGCGATCGAGCGGGCCCTGGACCGCCGCGCGTTCCGGGCCGCCTGGTCCGCAGGCCGCGCGACGCCGCTCTCGGCTGTCGCCGACGGCTATCCCGGCCCGGCCGCGGCCCCGGACCGCTCCACCAGGCTGTAGCTCGACCCGGTCCTGGGTCGTGCGACCACCAGGACGCACGACCCAGGCCGGTGGTTCGGAGCCGGCCGCCCCGCCGGCTCCGAAGCCAGCCTCGCGGAGCACCACGACCTGGGGGATCGAAGGTACCCCGCGAGGGACCGTTGGCAGGACCGTCCGACGTCGACGGGTCCCGGCCGGCTGTGTTCTGTCTGACCCCCCAGGCAGTCCCCCCACTCCACAGCCGGCCGAAGCCGCGTCGGCGACGTCCCCTCCCGTCGAGCCCCCTTCGACGATCGGTTCTCCCGCGCTGACTCCAGGTTGTCCTGGTGACGCTCTGTGGCACAGGGACGTTACCCTGACATCGCCCTGACAACCAGGTGCTGACAACGAAGGCGCCGCCTGGTTTTCGCGCAGCGTGACCGGAGTCTGCCGTTCGGTGCCCGAATCTGCGCCGACATCGCCCGGTTCAGAGTGGTGTTTCGTACCGCGCTGTGACCGGGTTCGGCCCGGGCGCCGAGCTGCTCAGCGCAGGTAGCCGGACACCTGCCGGGTGAAGCCGGCGATCCGGTGCAGTGGCGCACCGTCACCGCCGCCGTCCGGGTGGGGCATCTGCGGCCCCGGCAGGCCTTCGCCCTGGCAGGTGGTGTCGTCGGCCGGGGCGCGGCCGGTCGCGAGGAACGCGTCGACGAGCCGGTCGGCGCACTTGTTCACGCCGCCGTAGACACCGTGGTCGCCCTCGCCGGTGACGGTGATCAGCCGCGACCCGGCGTACCGGCTGTGGGCTCCGAGGGCGAGCGAGACGTTGGTCGCCGGGTCGTGCACGGACTGCACCATCAGCGTGGTCGGCAGACCTTCGCCGGTCGGCGTCGGCAGCGTCCGGCGCGGGCGGTCCCAGGACAAGCACGGGTTCTCGTTCATACCCCAGCCGAGCAGCGGGTACTGCGGACCGAGCTGCGCGGACAGCCGCTCGCCGTACTCGCGTCCCTGCGGCCACTCGGTGTCGTTGCAGGTGACGGCTGTGAAGGTGGCGTGCTCCGCGTCGTCGGCGAACGGCCGGCCGATCGGGCTCAGGCCCACGGTGCTGCGGGTCGCGCGCTGAACCAGCTGGCGCTGCCGGTCGACGGACAGCGCGTCCACCTTGCGCTGCGCGGCGCGCGGTCCGCCGGTGGTCTGGGCGGCGGACAGGTCGCGCAGGAAGGCGAGGTCGACGGCCAGCGAGTAGAAGTCGCGCTTGGTGTAGAGGTCTCCGGTGACGATGTTGTCCAGAGTGTTCTGGTCGTAGCTGATCTTCACCGATCCGTCCAGGTACTCCTCGACCGCGGGCTGCTTCTTGAGGTCGGCGCGCAGCTGCTCGTACGTGCGCAGCACCTGCCGGGGCGTGCGGCCGAGCTTCAGCTGCTGGTGGTACTTCGCCGCCCAGGGCGCGAAGTCCTGGCGGAACCGGCGTTCGAAGGCCTGCGGCTGGGCGTTGAAGGTGTCGACCCACGGCCGGGTGAAGTCGGTGTTCGAGTCCAGCACGAACCGGCCGACGTGCCCGGGGAAGAAGGTCTGGTAGTACGCGCCGAGCCAGGTGCCGCCGGAGTAGCCGACGTAGTCGATGCGCTCGAAGCCGAGCAGGTGGCGGATCAGGTCCATGTCGTGCACGGTCTGCGCTGTGTCGACGTACGGGAGCAGGCCGCGGGACTGGCGTGCGCAGTACGGGTGGGTCAGCTCGGTGGCCTCGGCGATCAGGTCGAGGTTGCCGGCGTCGCGGTCCCGGGCGTCCATCGTGTAGCCGGGCGCGCCCTGGCAGGTGACGTTGGAGCTGTCGCCGGTGCCGCGCGGGTCGAAGCCGACGGCCAGGTGGTCCTTGGCCAGCGCAGGCCGCGCGGCCAGGAACGGTGCCATCCCGAGCCCGGCGCCCCCCGGTCCGCCGGGGTTGCCGAACACGACCCGGCGCGGCGTGCCCTTGGCCGGCGCCACCTTGCTGACGGCGATCTGGATGTCGTCGCGGCCGGCCGGGCTCCACCAGTCGCGCGGCGCGGTGATCTTCGCGCAGCTCACCCGCAGCTCGGGCTCGCCGCACGGCTTCCAGCTGACCTTCTGGTCCAGGTAGCGACTCGCCACGTACCCGGGTCTGTCCAGGATCGGCGCCGGCTCGACGGCGGCGGTGGCGCCGGAGCCGGGCACGACCAGCAGAGCGGGCAGACTGATACCGAGGCCGAGCGCGGCCAGGGTACGGACCTTCATGCATCCTCCAGGGATGTCCGAACGTGACGAGACCGTCGCAATCTGTCACGTCAGCCTCTGCCGGTCGAACACCACCCCCGGCCCGGCGCCGGATCCGCGTCTGCTAGGGCCGCTCGCAGAACGTCGTACAGAACATCAGAGGCGTACTCGCCCGAATGCCCTCGCGGCAGCGGAACTGTCCTCGGGGCCCTCTAGGGTCGGGGAACCGACGAGGGCTGCGAGGTGGAGTTGATGGGAACCGGGGAACTGCTGATCGGGCAGCTGGAGTTCTACTGGGACGTGCATTTCCGGCCACGGCTCGACGGGCTGACCGACGCGGAGTACCTGTGGGAGCCGGCGCAGCCCAGCTGGACCGTGCATCCCGACGGCGCCGGCCGCATCGTGATGGACCAGGAAGTGCCGGAGCCGTCCCCGGCGCCGGTGACGACGATCGCGTGGCGGCTGGTGCACATCGGCGTCGGGTGCTTCGCGATCCGGGTCAACACGTTCTTCGAGGACAACCCGGACGGTGCCGACATGTTCGATGCCCGGCACCGTCCGGCCGACCTGCCGTTGACCGCCGCGGGTGGGCTGGCGTTTCTCGACCACTGGTACCGCCGGTGGCACGACGGGATCCGGTCGATGGACGAGAAGGCGCTGGCGCGACCGCTGGGTCCGAAGGCCGGCCCGTACGCCGACGACACGATGCTCGGCCTGATCGCCCACATCAACCGCGAGACCATCCACCATGGCGCCGAGATCTGTCTGCTCCGCGACCTCTACCGCGCCGGGTAGCTGCTCGTCAGACCCGCAGCACGATCTTCCCGGCCGCCTGGTTGGTCTCGCCCCGACGGTGGGCGGCGGCGGCCTCGGCCAGTGGGAAGACCGAGTCGAGCTCCACCCGGAGCTTGCCCTCAGCAACGAGGTCGGTGATCGCGGTCAGGCCGAGGCGGTCGGGCTCCACCAGGGTGAACTCCGCGCGGATGCCCCGCCGCCGGCCCTCCTGGACGGTCGCCTCGTCGACGGACAGGATGCAGACGTACGAACCGCCGTCCTTCAGCACGTCGAGCGAGCGCCGGCCGGTGTCGCCGGCGATCGGATCGAGGACCAGATCGACCGGCCGCTCGCGCAGGACGGCGGCGAAGTCCTCGGTGCGGTAGTCGATCACCTCGTCGGCCCCGAGCGACCGCACGAAGTCGTGCTTGGCCGCGCTGGCGGTCCCGATCACCTCCGCGCCGAAGCTCTTCGCGAGCTGCACGGCCAGGTGACCGACTCCGCCCGCGGCCGCATGGACCAGCACGCGCTGCCCCGAGCGCAGCCCTCCGGTCTCCACCAGACCTTGCCACGCCGTCAGCGCAGCGAGCGGCAACCCCGCGGCCTGCTCGACACTCAGTGACGCGGGCTTGCGGACGAACTGCCGCGACGGGGCGGCGACGTACTCCGCGTACGCCCCGGGCAGCACCGGGAACTTCGGCATTCCCAGCACCTCGTCGCCCACCTGCAGCCAGGTCACGCCGGGCCCGACCTCCTCGACCACGCCGGCCACGTCGTACCCCAGGATCACCGGAGCGTCCGCGTCGGTCGCGTCCCCGCCTTTCGCGCGGCGCTTCCAGTCCGTCGGGTTGACTCCGGCCGCCTGCACCCGGACCAGGATCTCGGTCAGCCCGGGCGACGGCCGCCGCACGTTCTCCAGGTGCAGCACCTCGGGTCCGCCGGCGCCCCGGGCGACCACGGCCCGCATCGTCTTCTCGTTCGCTGTCATGCCCCGAAGTCTCGCCCGGCGGCGCGGTCGTGCCTACTGGCCTGATGGACATCATGTGAAACTATCGGGCCATGTCCGTCCGCCCCGCCCGCAAGCACCGCGTCGCCGTCCTCGCGCTGCCGGGTGTCGTCCCGTTCGAGCTCGCCATCGCGGCGCGGATCTTCGGCGGCGCCTTCGCGGGGGACGATCCGGAGCAGCCGCTGTACGACGTGGTCGCGTGCACGGTCGACGGTTCGCCGGTCGAGACGTCGGACGGCTACGCCATCACCGTCCGGTATGACGCCTCGGTGCTCGCCACCGCCGACACAGTCGTGGTTCCGCCTTCGCATCAACTCCAGGAGATCCTCGACGCCGCGGGTGCGCTCGACGACGCCGTACTGCGTGCGCTGGAGCAGATTCGACCAGGTGCCCGGATGCTGGCGATCTGCACAGGCGCGTTCGTCCTGGCCGCGGCCGGACTGCTCGACGGCCGCCGCGCCGCGACGCACTGGGCCGAGGCCGAGCGGCTCCAGCGGGTGTTCCCTGCCGTCGCGGTCGATCCGATGGTGCTGTTCATCGACGACGGCGACGTCCTGACCTCTGCCGGCGCGGCCGCCGGGATCGACCTGTGCCTGCATGTGGTGCGTCGCGACCACGGGAGCGCAGTGGCCAGCTCGGTAGCGCGGGCCTGCGTCGTACCGCCTCGACGGGACGGCGGCCAGGCGCAGTACGTACGCCGGCCGGTCCCGCCGGCGCGAGACGGCGGTACCGCGGCCACCCGGGCCTGGGCGGCCGAGCGGCTCGGCCGGCCGCTCAGCCTCAGGGAACTCGCCGCGCACGCCGGGATGAGCGTCCGCACGTTCACGCGGAGATTCCGGGGCGAGACCGGGGTGAGTCCTGGCAGCTGGCTGGCCATGCAGCGGCTCGACTACGCGCGCCAGCTACTCGAGGACACCGAACTGACGGTCGACCAGGTCGCCGACCGGGCCGGGTTGGGCACGGGTGCCAATCTTCGGCAACAACTCCGCGAGACCGCCGGGGTGTCGCCGTCCGCGTATCGGCGGATGTTCCGGTCCGAAGTCGAGCCGGGCGTCCGGACGACACCAGGGGTGCGTCAGCTCTGAGCGGGGAGTCACGGCTCGACGGTCGAAGGTCAGTCCTGGGGGCCGGGGTCGGTGTGCAGGCGGATCTGCTTGATCCGGACCGCGCCGTCGCCGTACAGGTCGAGCTCGCGGTGGGCGCCGTCGGGGGCCCAGCCGGCTTCGGTGTAGAAGGCGCGCAGCACGTCATCGGTCGAGTTGACCCAGACCGTGACCCGGCTGAAGCCGTCCGCGCGGATCGTGTCGACGACGGCGTTCAGCAGGCGCGAGCCATGCCCGGCGCGGGTGGCGTCCGGTTTGACTGCCAACTCAGCGACCAGGGCGTCGGTGCGCGGGTCCGCGTCCGGGTCGTCGGACGGCGTGATCGCGGCGAAGCCGACCAGGTCCCGCCCGGCCAGCGCGACCATCACCCGGTTACGCGCCTCGCCCGGCGACAGCAGCGCGGCGCGCCACTGGGCGGCGAACTGGGCCGGGTTCAGGTCGAGCAGGACGTCGGCCGGCAGCAACCCTTCGTAGGCCCGTCGCCAGGCCGCGACCTGCACCTCGCCGATGGCGTTGGCCTCCGCGGGCAGGGCCAGCCGCACGCTGGTCTCCGCGATCGGCGACTCGTTCATCGCGGACAGGCTCTCCGGCTCCGGTACGCCGTACTCGCTGCTCATGGGCCCATCCTCGCAAAGCCTGCCGCACCGCCGAGCGGCAGGACACCCGTGGGCGCCGGCCTGCCGCGCGTCCGCTCTTGTGACACTTCCTGCCGATACGGCGAGAAAGTGTCACAACTGGGCTATGCTGACCGGCATGGACAGCTTCCAGGCCACCATCGACGCCGACGGACGGATCGAGCCGCGCGACGCGATGCCGGAGGGGTACCGCAAGACCCTGATCCGGCAGATCGCGCAGCACGCGCACTCCGAGATCATCGGCATGCAGCCGGAGGGCAACTGGATCAGCCGCGCGCCGTCGCTGCGCCGCAAGGCGATCCTGATGGCCAAGGTGCAGGACGAGGCCGGCCACGGGCTGTACCTGTACGCCGCGGCCGAGACGCTCGGCGTCGACCGCGCGGAGCTGCTCGACCTGCTGCACAGCGGCCGGCAGAAGTACTCCAGCATCTTCAACTACCCGACGCTGACCTGGGCCGACATCGGCGCGATCGGCTGGCTGGTGGACGGCGCCGCGATCGTCAACCAGGTCCCGCTGTGCCGCTGCTCGTACGGCCCGTACGCGCGGGCGATGGTCCGGGTCTGCAAGGAGGAGTCGTTCCACCAGCGGCAGGGCTTCGAAATCCTGCACACGCTGTGCAACGGGACCGAGGCGCAGAAGGCGATGGCCCAGGACGCGCTGAACCGCTGGTGGTGGCCGAGTCTGATGATGTTCGGCCCGCCGGACGCCAGCTCGACCCACTCGGAGCAGTCGATGGCCTGGGGGATCAAGCGGCACAGCAACGACGAGCTGCGCCAGCGTTTCGTCGACATGACCGTGCCGCAGGCCGACGTGCTCGGCTTGCGGGTTCCCGACGACGGCCTGCGGTACGACGAGCAGACCGGCCACTACAGCTTCACCGAGCCCGACTACGAGGAGCTCTACCAGGTCGTCAAGGGCAACGGCCCGTGCAACGCGCAGCGCCTCGCTCACCGGGTCAAGGCGCACGAGGACGGCGCCTGGGTCCGCGAGGCCGCCGCGGCGTACGCCGAGAAGCAGGCCGCGCGGTCCGCCGCGGCCGAGGGGAGTGCGGCATGATCGAGCCGCTCTGGGAGGTTTTCGTCCGGTCGCGGCGCGGCCTCTCGCACACGCACGTCGGTAGCCTGCACGCACCGGACGCGACGATGGCGCTGCGCAACGCCCGCGACGTCTACACCCGCCGCCAGGAGGGCGTGTCGATCTGGGTGGTCCGGGCCGCCGACATTACCGCGTCCAGCCCGGACGAGAAGGACGAGTTCTTCGACCCGGCCGGCGACAAGGTCTACCGGCATCCGACCTTTTACCAGGTCCCGGAAGGCGTCGACCACCTGTGAACGACCTTTTCGTCTACACGCTCCGGCTCGGGGACGACGCGCTGATCGCCGCGCAGCGCACCGCCGAGTGGATCGCGGCCGCGCCGCAGCTCGAGGAAGACGTTGCTCTCGGCAACATCGGGCTGGACCAGCTGGGCCAGGCCCGGTCGCTGCTGCAGTACGCCGCCGAGCTCGAGGGCGCCGGCCGGACCGAGGACGACCTGGCCTACTTCCGCGACGAGCGCGACTTCCTCAACCTCCAGCTGTGCGAGCTGCCGAACGGCGACTTCGGCCACGCGATGGCCCGGCTGCTGTACTTCGCGACCTACCAGCACCTGCTGTACGAGGAGCTGCGCGCGTCGGCCGACGAGACGCTCGCGGGCGTCGCCGGCAAAGCGGTCAAGGAGGTCGCGTA from Kribbella flavida DSM 17836 harbors:
- the dapB gene encoding 4-hydroxy-tetrahydrodipicolinate reductase, whose product is MIKVGVLGAKGKMGSQTCLAVEDADGLELVARLDQGDDLAELTKAGAQVVVDFTRPEVVMGNLEWCIGHGVDAVVGTTGFDDERLATLRDQLGAQPASGVLIAANFSIGAVLMMRFAAQAAKYYESVEIIELHHPDKVDAPSGTARRTAELIAAARREAGAAPVPDATTTALDGARGAEVDGIRVHGVRLRGLVAHQEVLFGDAGETLTIRHDSMHRESFMAGVLLGVRRIVDTPGLTVGLEHFLDLD
- a CDS encoding GNAT family N-acetyltransferase, with product MQSQLLIEPRPRDDLGLVLLLDLALQELFIRYPASTSHPVHPDTSFLVAGAGGDAVGCIGLMPVVHGVGEIKRMYVRPEHRGRGVARRLIGSAEAVARHRGATALRLATGVRQPEAVSLYESLGYRPIPAYGKYVDEPTALCYAKPLP
- a CDS encoding GNAT family N-acetyltransferase yields the protein MSSEYGVPEPESLSAMNESPIAETSVRLALPAEANAIGEVQVAAWRRAYEGLLPADVLLDLNPAQFAAQWRAALLSPGEARNRVMVALAGRDLVGFAAITPSDDPDADPRTDALVAELAVKPDATRAGHGSRLLNAVVDTIRADGFSRVTVWVNSTDDVLRAFYTEAGWAPDGAHRELDLYGDGAVRIKQIRLHTDPGPQD
- a CDS encoding alpha/beta hydrolase, producing the protein MKVRTLAALGLGISLPALLVVPGSGATAAVEPAPILDRPGYVASRYLDQKVSWKPCGEPELRVSCAKITAPRDWWSPAGRDDIQIAVSKVAPAKGTPRRVVFGNPGGPGGAGLGMAPFLAARPALAKDHLAVGFDPRGTGDSSNVTCQGAPGYTMDARDRDAGNLDLIAEATELTHPYCARQSRGLLPYVDTAQTVHDMDLIRHLLGFERIDYVGYSGGTWLGAYYQTFFPGHVGRFVLDSNTDFTRPWVDTFNAQPQAFERRFRQDFAPWAAKYHQQLKLGRTPRQVLRTYEQLRADLKKQPAVEEYLDGSVKISYDQNTLDNIVTGDLYTKRDFYSLAVDLAFLRDLSAAQTTGGPRAAQRKVDALSVDRQRQLVQRATRSTVGLSPIGRPFADDAEHATFTAVTCNDTEWPQGREYGERLSAQLGPQYPLLGWGMNENPCLSWDRPRRTLPTPTGEGLPTTLMVQSVHDPATNVSLALGAHSRYAGSRLITVTGEGDHGVYGGVNKCADRLVDAFLATGRAPADDTTCQGEGLPGPQMPHPDGGGDGAPLHRIAGFTRQVSGYLR
- a CDS encoding tetratricopeptide repeat protein → MTSKRAALVIAAVFVVYAVLLGWRGVLLIGTGEPVAIGLGVAVLVIPVVGAYLVWRELQFGRRTEQLAHELDLEGGLPVDDLPRRPSGRVDRAAADAAFTQYKVAVEAAPDDWRAWFRLSTAYDAAGDRKRARASMRTAISRHDGV
- the paaB gene encoding 1,2-phenylacetyl-CoA epoxidase subunit PaaB, encoding MIEPLWEVFVRSRRGLSHTHVGSLHAPDATMALRNARDVYTRRQEGVSIWVVRAADITASSPDEKDEFFDPAGDKVYRHPTFYQVPEGVDHL
- a CDS encoding DinB family protein, which encodes MGTGELLIGQLEFYWDVHFRPRLDGLTDAEYLWEPAQPSWTVHPDGAGRIVMDQEVPEPSPAPVTTIAWRLVHIGVGCFAIRVNTFFEDNPDGADMFDARHRPADLPLTAAGGLAFLDHWYRRWHDGIRSMDEKALARPLGPKAGPYADDTMLGLIAHINRETIHHGAEICLLRDLYRAG
- a CDS encoding ATP-binding protein, yielding MPSDGSRRGSDDVQGTGFGDLLRRHRRDAGLSQEGLAELAGLSVDAIAALERGRRRAPRPHTLRLLGDALRLGAPDRAQLTAAARRDGDPSRSTLRPPPVPANRLIGRGDELTETGRRLGERVTRLLTLTGPGGVGKTQLALALTGGIGPKFDDGVCWVPLAPIADQAAIAPTIAAATGLHPIEGARLVEEVAEQLGRRRILLVLDNCEHLVAEAARICAALLESCPNLSILATSRELLRVPGESVYVVPPLALPAVEQQPESSPAVRLFVDRASARGNKPTGQIEQVARVVRRLEGMPLAIELAAARTNVLTVEELAAELETSFGILAGVSSTAEPRQQSLADAIGWSHDLLTAPERTLFAELSVFVGGWTLNAAAAVLAGTATPGPLERAQTLDLTSRLVDKSLIRVSREGGIARYDMLAVIREFAAGRLAESGRGDEVARNHAAFFLALAEEAETHLRGANQGAWLDRLEGELDNLRAAMSWALRAKASADAVRLAGALWLFCYLRGHYSEGSEWLERSLVLAEDAPGLRSAKAKAQLGAGMLAFLQCEYEIATTRLKSALAQYEELGDTAGTALVMQRLGCVARERGDYLTAESLHCRSYDLFESLGDRSGMAWAHNQLGFVAWLRGDLEVAARRCRKARDSFRVLGDGEGLAWALISLGAIAQYAGDLTEAEDLLQESLALSQRLGYREGVAWSLNQLGIVERRRGFTERAVHLLDESLAEHRDLGDRWRSASVLEELATVAQQRHRTEYAAFLLGAADGIREVIGAPVPEIEKADHQATRQAIERALDRRAFRAAWSAGRATPLSAVADGYPGPAAAPDRSTRL
- the paaA gene encoding 1,2-phenylacetyl-CoA epoxidase subunit PaaA, which gives rise to MDSFQATIDADGRIEPRDAMPEGYRKTLIRQIAQHAHSEIIGMQPEGNWISRAPSLRRKAILMAKVQDEAGHGLYLYAAAETLGVDRAELLDLLHSGRQKYSSIFNYPTLTWADIGAIGWLVDGAAIVNQVPLCRCSYGPYARAMVRVCKEESFHQRQGFEILHTLCNGTEAQKAMAQDALNRWWWPSLMMFGPPDASSTHSEQSMAWGIKRHSNDELRQRFVDMTVPQADVLGLRVPDDGLRYDEQTGHYSFTEPDYEELYQVVKGNGPCNAQRLAHRVKAHEDGAWVREAAAAYAEKQAARSAAAEGSAA
- a CDS encoding GlxA family transcriptional regulator, whose translation is MSVRPARKHRVAVLALPGVVPFELAIAARIFGGAFAGDDPEQPLYDVVACTVDGSPVETSDGYAITVRYDASVLATADTVVVPPSHQLQEILDAAGALDDAVLRALEQIRPGARMLAICTGAFVLAAAGLLDGRRAATHWAEAERLQRVFPAVAVDPMVLFIDDGDVLTSAGAAAGIDLCLHVVRRDHGSAVASSVARACVVPPRRDGGQAQYVRRPVPPARDGGTAATRAWAAERLGRPLSLRELAAHAGMSVRTFTRRFRGETGVSPGSWLAMQRLDYARQLLEDTELTVDQVADRAGLGTGANLRQQLRETAGVSPSAYRRMFRSEVEPGVRTTPGVRQL
- a CDS encoding NADP-dependent oxidoreductase; amino-acid sequence: MTANEKTMRAVVARGAGGPEVLHLENVRRPSPGLTEILVRVQAAGVNPTDWKRRAKGGDATDADAPVILGYDVAGVVEEVGPGVTWLQVGDEVLGMPKFPVLPGAYAEYVAAPSRQFVRKPASLSVEQAAGLPLAALTAWQGLVETGGLRSGQRVLVHAAAGGVGHLAVQLAKSFGAEVIGTASAAKHDFVRSLGADEVIDYRTEDFAAVLRERPVDLVLDPIAGDTGRRSLDVLKDGGSYVCILSVDEATVQEGRRRGIRAEFTLVEPDRLGLTAITDLVAEGKLRVELDSVFPLAEAAAAHRRGETNQAAGKIVLRV